The Henckelia pumila isolate YLH828 chromosome 2, ASM3356847v2, whole genome shotgun sequence genome includes a window with the following:
- the LOC140881677 gene encoding protein NRT1/ PTR FAMILY 8.1 isoform X2, which translates to MGDQYMHTNDGTLDIHKRPANKEKTGNWKACRFILLTECCERLAYYGMGTNLVNYLTLRLNQGNATASNNVTNWSGTCYITPLIGAFLADAYLGRYWTIATFSTIYVFGMTLLTISASVHGLKPECDQNGCHPTSSQTAIFFVALYLIALGTGGIKPCVSSFGADQFDESDEEEKKRKSSFFNWFYLSINVGALIASSFLVWIQMNVGWSWGFGIPAVSMAIAVAFFFFGSHLYRLQVPGGSPITRIAQVLVASFRNIGVKVPSDKSLLYERADMESDIQGSRKLEHTETFRFLDKAAVETETDDSKGKGQPWKLCTVTQVEEFKSVIRLLPIWASGIVFSTVYSQMSTMFVLQGNTMDQHIGPNFEIPSASLSLFDTLSVIFWTLVYDRVIIPKARKFTGNERGFTQLQRMGIGLVISIFAMIVAGVLEVVRLDYVRRNNYYDLKTIPMSIFWQVPQYFLVGCAEVFTFIGQLEFFYDQAPDAMRSLCSALSLTTNALGNYLSTFLVTIVTNVTTSHGRLGWIPDNLNRGHLDYFYWLLAILSSINFFVYLLIANWYTYKKVASKV; encoded by the exons TAACCGAGTGTTGCGAGAGATTGGCATACTATGGCATGGGCACTAATTTGGTAAATTATCTGACGTTACGGCTTAACCAAGGGAACGCAACTGCATCAAACAATGTTACAAATTGGTCGGGAACCTGCTACATAACTCCACTTATCGGTGCTTTCTTGGCTGATGCGTACCTTGGAAGATATTGGACCATTGCAACTTTCTCTACTATCTACGTTTTC GGAATGACACTTTTGACGATATCTGCTTCGGTTCATGGGCTGAAGCCAGAATGTGATCAGAATGGTTGCCATCCAACATCGTCACAAACCGCAATCTTCTTTGTTGCTCTATACTTGATTGCACTTGGAACTGGCGGGATCAAACCCTGTGTTTCCTCCTTCGGTGCTGATCAATTTGATGAAAGTGACGAAGAGGAAAAAAAGAGGAAGAGTTCTTTTTTCAATTGGTTTTACCTGTCAATCAATGTTGGTGCTCTTATAGCTTCATCTTTCTTGGTTTGGATACAAATGAACGTGGGCTGGAGTTGGGGGTTCGGGATTCCAGCCGTTTCTATGGCTATTGCAGTTGCATTTTTCTTCTTTGGAAGCCATTTGTATCGGCTGCAAGTACCAGGAGGGAGTCCCATAACAAGAATTGCGCAGGTTTTGGTGGCATCCTTTAGAAACATTGGTGTAAAAGTTCCCTCGGACAAGTCTCTTCTTTATGAGAGAGCCGATATGGAATCTGACATTCAGGGTAGCCGCAAGCTCGAGCACACCGAGACGTTCAG GTTCCTTGACAAGGCAGCAGTAGAAACTGAGACGGATGATTCGAAAGGAAAGGGACAACCATGGAAACTCTGTACGGTGACTCAGGTTGAAGAGTTTAAATCCGTAATTCGCCTACTCCCAATTTGGGCTTCTGGGATCGTTTTCTCTACTGTCTACAGTCAAATGAGCACAATGTTTGTTCTACAAGGTAACACCATGGATCAACACATAGGCCCGAATTTCGAGATTCCATCAGCTTCATTGTCGCTTTTTGATACTTTAAGTGTCATATTCTGGACTCTTGTCTACGACCGGGTGATCATTCCAAAGGCAAGAAAGTTCACTggaaatgagaggggattcaCTCAGCTTCAAAGAATGGGAATCGGGCTTGTCATCTCGATTTTCGCCATGATTGTTGCTGGTGTACTCGAGGTTGTTCGTCTGGATTATGTTAGAAGAAACAACTACTATGATCTTAAGACAATTCCCATGTCGATTTTTTGGCAAGTCCCACAGTACTTTCTTGTTGGATGTGCCGAAGTTTTCACATTTATCGGACAACTCGAGTTCTTTTACGACCAAGCACCTGACGCCATGAGAAGCTTGTGCTCTGCGCTATCACTCACAACTAATGCATTGGGCAATTATCTAAGTACGTTTCTGGTAACAATCGTGACAAATGTGACAACTAGCCATGGCAGGCTCGGCTGGATCCCTGATAACTTGAATAGAGGCCATCTCGACTACTTTTACTGGCTCCTAGCCATTCTTAGCTCCATCAATTTCTTTGTTTACCTGTTGATTGCAAACTGGTACACTTACAAGAAAGTTGCAAGCAAAGTGTAA
- the LOC140882262 gene encoding protein OCTOPUS-like codes for MNSNATVVDPTAPPPQPPQPPRSSSSCDRHPDEQFSGFCPSCLCERLTTLDKSSPNTPSSSRRPSSASAAAAAAIKSLFSSSSSKPIANTNSLPPPVPPKPSKPTSFLPELRRTKSFSATKNEALGHFCEPQRKSCDVRVRNSSTLWSLFALDGDNKGTAKKPSAPIPSSQNRSEYSQNSRNYESCVANKPVFEETENGDEFKDAENMESPLVDDDDDGGDEITPVLDSHLENLRNISETQVNNAGVIEADVFNTDNLKLMKDLIDLDTRGKKTSGGGFWAAASVFSKKWHNWRRKQKVKKQKNGESAAALPVDKPISRQYRETQSEVADYGFGRRSCDTEPRFSLDVGRISFDDPRYSFDEPRASWDGHLIGRAFPRIAPMISVIEDSPVTRVTRSDMQIPVEEPMTKPINITDESEAVPGGSVQTREYYSDSSSRRRKSLDRSSSMRNAEAVMAADIDTKVLPTTADHVLGPKLSARESSRDPNMNSLRDDVSETFELSNGFRDDLKNGERKESKKSRSWSWRIWGFIYRLGNGNKFDVGDRYGGINGVERSFSESWEELNRRGNGVAMAGGFNRKAFRSNSSVSWRNSNHFGGSFGSSRKPNLETNGSGNKRRDEFVLEKNRSARYSPNHIDNGPLRFYLTPLRSGRRGSIIKPTNSHSITRSVLRLY; via the coding sequence ATGAATTCTAACGCCACCGTCGTTGACCCAACAGCGCCTCCGCCACAGCCGCCACAGCCGCCGCGGTCCTCTTCCAGCTGTGACCGCCACCCTGATGAGCAGTTCTCCGGATTTTGTCCATCTTGCCTCTGTGAGCGCCTTACCACATTAGATAAGTCCTCACCCAACACTCCCTCTTCATCTCGCCGCCCCTCCTCCGCTTCGGCAGCCGCCGCTGCCGCCATTAAATCGCTGTtctcatcttcatcttcgaaacCCATCGCTAACACTAACTCTCTCCCACCGCCAGTCCCTCCTAAGCCTTCCAAACCCACCTCGTTTCTGCCTGAATTGCGACGTACGAAGTCATTTTCAGCTACCAAGAATGAAGCTTTAGGCCATTTCTGCGAGCCCCAGAGAAAATCTTGTGACGTTAGGGTGAGAAACTCGAGCACTCTCTGGTCTCTTTTTGCTCTAGACGGCGATAACAAGGGCACTGCTAAGAAACCCTCTGCTCCGATTCCATCCTCTCAAAATCGCTCAGAATATAGCCAGAATTCTAGAAATTACGAGTCTTGTGTTGCCAATAAGCCCGTTTTTGAGGAAACTGAAAATGGGGACGAATTTAAAGACGCTGAAAATATGGAATCTCCCCTGGtggatgatgacgatgatggtgGAGATGAAATAACTCCAGTCCTAGATTCTCATTTGGAGAATCTGAGAAATATTAGTGAAACCCAGGTGAATAATGCTGGTGTAATTGAAGCAGACGTTTTTAATACGGATAATTTGAAACTTATGAAGGACCTCATAGATCTTGATACCCGAGGAAAGAAGACTTCAGGCGGAGGATTTTGGGCAGCTGCCTCGGTTTTCAGCAAGAAATGGCACAACTGGAGGCGGAAGCAGAAGGTTAAAAAGCAGAAAAATGGAGAAAGCGCAGCCGCATTACCTGTGGATAAACCAATTTCAAGGCAGTACCGGGAAACTCAGTCAGAGGTGGCCGATTACGGGTTTGGGAGGAGGTCTTGTGACACGGAGCCAAGGTTTTCACTTGATGTTGGAAGGATCAGCTTCGATGATCCAAGGTATTCGTTCGACGAGCCTCGAGCCTCTTGGGACGGGCATTTGATTGGAAGGGCTTTTCCAAGAATTGCACCAATGATTTCTGTGATTGAGGATTCCCCAGTCACGCGTGTCACTCGCTCTGATATGCAAATTCCAGTGGAAGAGCCGATGACCAAGCCAATTAACATTACTGATGAGAGTGAAGCTGTGCCTGGAGGGTCTGTACAGACAAGGGAGTATTACTCAGATTCTTCTTCAAGGCGAAGGAAGAGTCTCGACAGGTCTAGCTCAATGAGGAACGCAGAAGCTGTCATGGCTGCAGATATTGACACTAAAGTGTTGCCTACAACTGCAGATCACGTTCTTGGGCCAAAATTATCGGCCAGGGAGAGTTCGAGGGATCCAAATATGAATTCTTTgagggatgatgtttctgagacTTTTGAGTTGAGTAATGGATTCAGGGATGATTTGAAAAATGGGGAACGAAAGGAGTCCAAAAAGTCTAGGAGTTGGAGTTGGAGGATATGGGGATTCATATACAGGCTTGGTAATGGAAACAAATTTGACGTCGGGGATAGGTATGGTGGAATAAATGGCGTGGAGAGGTCATTCTCGGAGTCTTGGGAGGAGTTGAATAGGAGAGGGAATGGGGTGGCCATGGCTGGTGGATTCAACAGAAAGGCATTTAGGAGCAATAGTAGTGTGAGCTGGAGAAACTCCAATCACTTTGGCGGATCATTTGGGAGCTCGAGGAAACCAAATCTTGAAACAAATGGAAGCGGGAATAAGAGGAGAGACGAGTTCGTATTGGAAAAGAATAGGAGTGCAAGATATTCTCCTAACCATATTGATAATGGACCGTTGAGGTTTTACTTGACGCCTTTGAGAAGTGGGCGAAGAGGTAGTATAATCAAGCCTACTAACTCGCACTCGATCACAAGAAGCGTTCTTCGTTTGTACTGA